The Alphaproteobacteria bacterium 33-17 genome contains the following window.
TCGCAAATCGAAACTACAATAACATGCGTCAGAGTTCCTGTATTTGTTGGTCATAGCGTAAGCGTGAACGTTGAGTTTGAAGATGACATTGACATGAAAACCATTGAGAATGCCCTAAAAAACTTCCCAGGTCTTGTATATCATAAAGATCATAGCCAGTACGTTACACCTAAAGAAATTGTGTGTGATTACGATGTTTATGTTTCTAGAGTAAGGCTTGATAAAACTCAGGCAAATACTATTAATGCATGGATTGTTGGCGATAACCTTCGCAAAGGTGCAGCGCTTAATGCAGTTCAGATTGCGGAAACAATAATAAAGGATTATAATTAAAGAAAAAAGATGGTGGCTGAGGAGGGATTTGAACCCCCGACCAAGAGATTATGATTCTCCTGCTCTACCACTGAGCTACTCAGCCATCTTTACCAAAAGGACAGGATCTGTTATGCGTGATTTTAAATTGTTTGTCAATATTTTATTAGCAATAATTTTCGTAATTCCCAATTTTTCTGCCTCAGCCTCTAAAATTTCAGAGGATATTAGTTTTTTAAATGCAGATAATAAAAAAATTAACCTTGAAGCTTTTGAAAACAATGTAATTTTAATCCACTTTTGGGCAACCTGGTGCGCACCTTGTACAACCGAAATGCAAGTTATAGATAAACTTCAAAAAGATTACCGCAAAAGACCTTTTAAAGTTTTAGCCCTTTCAGAAGATTACAAAGGCATTGAAGCTGTAAAAAGCTTTTATAAAAAGCATGATATAAAATATCTTGATGAATTTATCGACGATAAAAATGCTATTTTTAAAGATATGATGATTCCATCATTGCCATTTAGCGTACTTATTGATAAATCTGGAAATATTGTAGAAACATATAAAGGCGCCGTTAACTGGAATGATGAAGAAATCCGCACCACCATTGAGCTTGAGCTTAAGGAAATTGAGGGAGAAGTTACCGAATTACCTGAAACTAATGCGGATGGAAAAACCGCAGGGTAGCCTGCTTTTATTTTTTCCATGTGTTTTTGGCTATACTCTAGCTGGTGATTTTAACCTGAAAATTAGCGTTTTATTCTTAATATGCAGTATATTAATGCGCGGCACAGGCTGCATCATAAATGACATTGCGGATCGTGATTTTGATAAACATGTAAAGCGCACAAAAGATCGCCCCATTACCTCAGGTAAAGTGAGCGTTAGAGAAGCGATTATTTTAGCTATATCTATATCTATATCTATATTAAGCCTTTTAATTGCACTCCAGTTTTTACCATTTGAAAGCCTGATTATAGCTATATCATCTATTATTTTAGTGATAATTTACCCATTTTGTAAGCGCTTTACCTACTTCCCTCAAGCGATCCTTGGTCTTACTTTTAATATTGGGGCTTTAGTTGGCTGGCGTGTTATAGAACCTTTAAATACTACAGCTATATTATTGTATATAGGTCTTATTTTTTGGACTTTAGGTTATGACACTATTTATGCACTTAGTGACGCCCAAGACGACAAAACAATCGGAATTAAGTCTACTGCGCTGTATTTCAAAGAAAAAACCCCTCTTTTTGTGTCAAGTTGCTATACAGTTTTTAGCCTTATACTTTTTATTATTGGCTACTTAGAAAACTTAAGTCTTTATTATCATATATTCATGCTTTTAGCCTCCAGTCATATGCTTATGCAAATACTAAAAGTTTCTAAAGGCAATTATAACGCAATATTTAGGTCTAATATTCTGACAGGTATGATAATTTGGTTAGGATTTATTGTAAAATAAGCTTGCAATAATGAAAATTATCGATTATAAGAAATCTTATTCCAATATCGATGGGGCGTGGCCAAGTGGTAAGGCAACGGTTTTTGATACCGTCATGCGTAGGTTCGAATCCTACCGCCCCAGCCATCCTTTTTTATAACTCAACAAATACTCTTAAATTCCGAATTATTTATTGTAAAACAATTACTTATATCTGATTTTCCCCCTTGCAATCGCTTAGCGTTTAGATTATTTATTTTTATCACACTCAAAGATACAAGCTAACTTCAGAAAATAGATAATATGCAACATACAATAGAAACCCAAAAACTTACCCTAGAAAAACTTGAAAAGCATTTATGGGGAGCGGCAGATATACTACGTGGTAGTGTTGATAGCGATGCATATAAACATTACATATTTGGACTATTATTTTACAAAAGACTATGTGATGTTTGGGAAGAGGAATATGAAGATCGTCTTGCTAAGTATAAAAACCATGAGCTAGCAGCAGATCCAGATGAGCATCGTTTTCAAATACCTGCAGGTGCATTTTGGAAAGATATAAGAAAACATAGTACAGGAATTGGGGAGCATTTAAATGCTGCGTTCCATAAAATTGAAGATGAAAACCATAGTCTTAACGGAATATTTCAGGACATAGATTTTAATAATAAACAAAGGTTTCCTGATAGTATTTTACAAAGGTTACTTCAGCACTTTGATACTTATCGCCTTAGAAATTGTGACGTCAGCGCCGATATGTTAGGTAATGCTTATGAATATTTAATAAAGCAATTTGCCGATGATGCTGGTAAAAAAGGTGGGGAATTTTATACCCCAGAGATGGTTGTAAAACTTATGGTACAAATTCTTGACCCACAAGAAGGCATGACCATATATGACCCCACCTGTGGATCTGGAGGTATGTTGATTCAGGCTTACCATTATTTGAAGGATAATAATAAAAAACCTGAATCTCTTCACTTATTTGGTCAGGAAAGAAACTTAAATACTTGGGCTATATGTAAAATGAATATGTTTTTGCATGGAATAGATGATGCTCAAATTTATCGCGGCGATACTTTAAGAGAACCAAAAAATATTATAGACGAAGGAAATAAAGGGCTCAGGCAATTTGACATAGTAATTGCCAACCCTCCATTCAGCTTAAAAGAATGGGGGTATGATTTATGGCAAAGTGCTGACCCGTATGGCAGAGACAAATATGGTTGCCCACCCAAATCATATGGTGACCTAGCATTTGTTCAGCACATGATAGCCAGTTTAAATAATAAAGGCAGAATGGGGGTAGTATTACCTCACGGAATTTTATTTAGAGGCGCTGCGGAAGGCAAAATCCGCGAAGGAATACTTAAGGATGATATTATAGAGGCCGTGATCGGTATAGCTCCCAATATATTTTATGGAACCGGAATTCCTGCCTGTGTTCTAGTAATCAATAAAAATAAACCAAACGATAAAAAAGGCAAGGTGCTAATTATCAATGGGGCTAATGAATATAAGCCTGGTAAAGCTCAAAATAGCTTAACATCGGAGAATATAACCCGCATTGTAGAAGCTTACAGAAATTGGCAGGATTCTGAAAAATTAGCAAAAGTAGTAAGTATAAGTGAAATCGCAGAAAATGATTATAATTTAAATATTACAAGATACGTAAATATTGCAGATGAAGAAGAAAAAATTGATGTAGCTAAGGAAGTGGCCACTTTGCAGGAATTAACTAAAGAGTGGGATAAAGCAGAACAAGAAATGATGCACTACCTTAAGGAGCTAGGGTATGTTAATTGAGCCAGAACAATTGCCTGATGGGTGGGAAGTAATTGAATTACAGAAAACTTTTGCCTTTGACACAACTGGTTTCTGGGGAAATGAATGCAGTAATAATCAAGGCATCAAAGTTTTACGTGCAACAAACTTTTGCAAAGATGGAACTTTAGATTATTCCAAAATTTCAATTCGCACCTTTCCAGAAAAGTATAAACCCATTAAATTGCTACATAATTATGATATTATTTTAGAAAGATCAGGAGGAAGTGAATTACAACCTGTTGGGAGAGTAGCACTTTTCAATGCAGGAACAGGGTATTCAGTTTCCAATTTTATGCATATAATTAGGATAAATTCTAAAATTGCATTGCCTATTTATATATTTTATTTTTTAGATTTTATTTATAAATTTGGTTATACTAAAATTCTTCAAACTGCTACTACTGGCATAAGAAATCTCAATTATAATGAATATAAACAAACTACTGTATTATTACCACCCCTCTCCGAACAAAAACAAATTGCTACCGTACTTTCAAGTGTTGATAAGGTAATAGAGAAAACTAATGAATTGATTGAGCAGACCAAAAAAGTTAAACAAAGTTTGCTACAAAGCCTTTTAACCAAAGGCATTGGTCACACAAAATTCAAACCATCTCCACTGGGTGAGATACCTGAAAGTTGGAGATATGGTAATTTCTCAAACATAGCCTATATAAATCCCAAAAATAAATTAAATATTAGTAATGAAGCAGAAGTTTCATTCATAGGCATGGCTGATGTTTCTGAGAATGGAAAAATTGCAAATAGAGTTAGTAAACCTCTGAAAGAGGTTATAAAGGGATATACAGCTTTTATTGAAAAAGATGTTTTGCTAGCAAAAATAACGCCATGCTTTGAAAATAGAAAAGGTACTATAGCAGAAAATTTAACTAATCAAATAGGATTTGGAAGTACTGAATTTCATGTATTGAGAGCGCAAAAAGATAACGATTATCGTTTTATATATTATCATACGATAACAAACAAATTTAGAAAAATGGGAGCATATTCAATGACTGGAACAGCTGGTCATAAACGTGTTCCTGCAGAATTCATATCCTCTTATAATCTAGCAATACCACCTCTCCATGAACAACAGCAAATCGTTGATATCCTTATCTCAGTCGACAATACCATTCAAAAGCATCAAGAAAAGCTTTCATCGCTTCAAACCCTCAAAAAAGGCTTAATGCAGGATTTGCTGACTGGTAAGGTTAGAGCCACAAATATTAAACTAAAGGAAGATAATGAGTGAATATTATTTTGTAGAAAAGCCATGTATTGACGAGCTTGTAAAACTTGGCTACCAATGGATAAATCCAGACAATAATGAGCTTTTAAGAGATGGGCTAAAGAATGTTATATTAAAGAACATTTTTATATCTCAACTACAAAAAATTAATAACATTTCTGAAGATGATGCACGAGCGGTTTATTATGAGTTATTAAAAATACAAAATAATGAAGAATGGACAAAAATATTAAGAGGTAATTATAGCCGTACAGTTCTAGGGGAAAGTAAAAAGAAAACTATCCGCCTGATAGATTTTTTAGATACTAAAAATAATATATTTAGCCTCATTAATCAGTTTTCTGTTAAAGGGCTTAAAAACCGCATACCTGACATAGTATTGTTTGTAAACGGCATTCCGTTAGTAGTAATTGAAGCGAAAAGTCCATTATCCTTAAAAGACAAAACTGGAGAAGCATTTGAGCAAATTAAGCAATATGAGCGAGATATACCGATCCTATTTTACACAAATTTATTCAATATTATCACTGATGGCAATAATTTACTATATGGTGCAACTGGCTCTTCTTCTGAATTTTGGGGATATTGGCGAGACCCCTGGCCAAAAAAATCCCAAGATTTTGAAAGCACATTAGCGCAAGACTTATATGCACTTTGCGCCCCTGAAAGATTACTTGATATACTTGCGCATTTTGTTGTATTTGAAAAAGATGAGAAAACAAAAAAAATTATTAAAAAAGTTTGTCGTTACCAACAATATCGGGCTGTAAATAAAATTTATGAGCGGATAAAAGATGATAAACATAAAAAAGGTTTAATATGGCATACGCAAGGTAGCGGTAAATCACTTACCATGGTTTATACTGTTCTTAAATTAAAGGCACATTTGACTTTAACAAATAGTGAAATAGCCAATCCGAATATTCTGGTTTTGACTGATCGTACTAACCTTGACAAGCAAATTTCAAATACTTTTAAAGCATGCGATATACCAAACCCTAAGCAAATTACATCTAAACATGATCTGACACATGAATTAAGCCGCAATACATACGGGATGGTTTTACTATCTACTATATTCAAGTTTGAAGGGTCAATAAATAATATTTCAAACAGCCATAACTGGATTGTGCTAATTGACGAATGCCATCGTACGCAAGAAAAAGACTTAGGTGCATATTTACGAAAAACTCTTCCTGATGCAAAGTTCTTTGGTTTTACAGGAACGCCTGTAAAAAAGAATGACCGCAATACTTATCAAATGTTCAGCGAAATTAATGAGGGTTACCTAGATAAATATAGCATCGATGATGCTGTAAGAGATGGGGCTACCGTTCCGATCAGGTATACAAGTAGGTTAACGCAGTGGCAAATAAACCCGCAGAAATTAGATATATTATTTGATCAATGGTTTGCCCATGAACCAGAAGAAAAAATCAAGCTTTTAAAGAACAAAGGCGTATCTATAGAGCACTTAATTAAACATCCAAAACGTCTTAACCTAATTGCTTATGATATATGGATCCATTTTCTGGAAAATATTCAACCTAACGGGCTCAAAGCCCAGATTGTTGCAATAGATCGTGAAGCAGTGATTTTATACAAACTGGCGCTTGATCAAGTTATTACTGATCATTACATTGCTCAGGGACTTAGCCCAAATGAAGCTTTAGAAAAAGCTGAGCAAATGAGTAAGTGCGTATATTCAAATTCACAAGAAGATGCTAAGCCAAGTGAAGATAATTATACTCAGACAATACGTGATGGCCTAAAAGAGTTTTATCTTGATCAAACTCAAGAAGGAAATGCTATAAATAACTTCAATAATCCAGACCACCCACTTAGTTTTTTAATAGTCTGCAACAAGTTGTTAACAGGATTTGATGCTAAAATAGAAGGGGTGATGTATCTTGATAATCCCTTAAAAGAACATAATTTACTTCAGGCTATCGCCAGAACAAACAGATTGCATAACAGAAATAAACAATATGGTTTAATTGTGGACTATGTAGGCGTTACTAAAAATCTTGAGAAAGCTTTTGAGACATATAATAAAGATGATGTTGTTAATGCTATGCAAGATTTTGAAGTAGAACGTGCTATTTTAAGAGGCACTCACTTAGATCTACAACAATATTTCAAACTAGCAAACAAAAGTAGCAGCATTACCCTACAAAAAAGTGAGTTCGATAATTTAATTGATAATATAACCTCTGAAGATGAATGGTATGCTTTTAAAAATAAGGCAAAGCAATTTACCAGAGCATATGAGGCAATGCGTGCCGATCCTATTATATTAAATTTTCAATATGATTTTAAATGGGTAATGAGCTTCTTGTGCTATGCCACGCAAAAATTTGAGCAAAAAACCTACGATGATATTAAATATTACAATGAAAAAATCAGTATAATGCTTGAAAAACATCTTGATGTTATAGGAATTAGATCAATATGTAAGATTCATACCATAACCGACCCAGAATTTTGGGATGATTTTAATACTGAAAACAAAACTGAAGATCAAATAAAGACTGCAGCTATTCATAAAGGCACTGAATTAAAAAAGATTTTAACCGAAAAAGTTTCAGAAAATAAATTTCAATATGATAAGTTTTCACAAAGGGTTCAGGACATAATATTAAAATTTAATCAAGGGCATTTAGAGGCTGCTGAAGTTCTTAAAAAATATGAACAAGTATCAAAAGAATTGCAAAAAGAAGAAAATGACTATTTAAATAGTGGTTTAACTAAAGAGTCATATGGTATTTTAAAAATTTTAGAAGCTAGTAGCGAAAATGTTTTAAATGATGGTAATTTGTTAAAACTTAGCACTCAAATTGCTGAAATATATTCTTTAAGTGAGGATGCAACTATAGGATGGCAAGATAAAGATGGCTTAAAAAAGAGTTTGAGGCAAAGAGTAAGAGAGCAGCTTATAAATAACAATACAGATCCCAATAGCTTAAAAAATATAGTATTTGAAATAGAGAATTATGCGATAAAGCATTATTCCAAGGTTTTATAATGAATATTTTAGTAATTGGAAAAACGGAAATTCCTTATAAAATAAGATTAAGCACTAGGGCTAAAAAGACAAGAATTATTGTTTCGCCTAATAATGTTGAAGTTGTTGTACCACATGATACGGATATATCTAAGATTAGTCATTTTGTTAATTCAAAGAAAGAATGGGTATATAATAAATATACTGAAATATCTCATTTATCCTCGATTTATGTTAAAGATAACTTTGTAACACTACAATCTGGTGCAAAGGTTTTGTACCGAGGGCGTCAAATGATGGTTAAAATTCATAAAGTGGAAAATGACTATGATAGAATAGAATTCAAGAATAGATTCAATATTTATGTTCCAAGTACACTGTTACAAAATCAAATAGAAAAATATGCCGCAACAACTTTAAAATTCTGGCTTAAATCTCACTTAAAAAAAGATGTAAGGGATTTAATAAAACATTATACAGATGAGCTTAGTGTTAAATGTTCAAAGATTAGAATAAATAATTCAGATACATTTTGGGGTAGTTGTAATAAAAAAGGTGCTATCACTATAAACTGGAACCTCATAGCTGCTCCAAAACCCGTGCTTGCATATGTGGTATTACATGAGGTTTGTCATTTGGTACATCATAACCATAGCAAAGAGTTTTGGACTCTATTGCAAGTGCATATGCCCGATTATTTAACTAAAAAAGAGTGGCTTAAAGCTAATAAGCCTAATTATAGTTTATAAAATAGATGCTTTGCTCGCCACAAAGCTATAACGGTCTGCGCGCTCGCTACGCATCTATTTTTAATAAATTTCTTGATTAATTAGTTTTTGAATAGTAGGAATGTAAATATTTAAAGCGATTATATCTTTATAATATTTAGTTCGAAGTGTATCAACTATAGCCAGCCATCCTTTTTTTATAATGCCTGTTCTTGATTATAATAATTTACAAATACCTTATAACATACGCATAAGCTCAAAAGCAAAGCGTGCCAGAATCACAATATCTTCTGAAAAAGTTGAAGTAGTTGCCCCACTTAAGCATAATATCAAAGACTTAAACAAATTTATAAAATCACATAAACTTTGGATATTTAACAAATATCAGCACATGACTAAACACAGCCCTATTAGCGCTATAAACGACAATACCGAAGCTCTAAAATCAGGCTCACAGGTTTTA
Protein-coding sequences here:
- a CDS encoding type I restriction-modification system subunit M — translated: MQHTIETQKLTLEKLEKHLWGAADILRGSVDSDAYKHYIFGLLFYKRLCDVWEEEYEDRLAKYKNHELAADPDEHRFQIPAGAFWKDIRKHSTGIGEHLNAAFHKIEDENHSLNGIFQDIDFNNKQRFPDSILQRLLQHFDTYRLRNCDVSADMLGNAYEYLIKQFADDAGKKGGEFYTPEMVVKLMVQILDPQEGMTIYDPTCGSGGMLIQAYHYLKDNNKKPESLHLFGQERNLNTWAICKMNMFLHGIDDAQIYRGDTLREPKNIIDEGNKGLRQFDIVIANPPFSLKEWGYDLWQSADPYGRDKYGCPPKSYGDLAFVQHMIASLNNKGRMGVVLPHGILFRGAAEGKIREGILKDDIIEAVIGIAPNIFYGTGIPACVLVINKNKPNDKKGKVLIINGANEYKPGKAQNSLTSENITRIVEAYRNWQDSEKLAKVVSISEIAENDYNLNITRYVNIADEEEKIDVAKEVATLQELTKEWDKAEQEMMHYLKELGYVN
- a CDS encoding restriction endonuclease subunit R encodes the protein MSEYYFVEKPCIDELVKLGYQWINPDNNELLRDGLKNVILKNIFISQLQKINNISEDDARAVYYELLKIQNNEEWTKILRGNYSRTVLGESKKKTIRLIDFLDTKNNIFSLINQFSVKGLKNRIPDIVLFVNGIPLVVIEAKSPLSLKDKTGEAFEQIKQYERDIPILFYTNLFNIITDGNNLLYGATGSSSEFWGYWRDPWPKKSQDFESTLAQDLYALCAPERLLDILAHFVVFEKDEKTKKIIKKVCRYQQYRAVNKIYERIKDDKHKKGLIWHTQGSGKSLTMVYTVLKLKAHLTLTNSEIANPNILVLTDRTNLDKQISNTFKACDIPNPKQITSKHDLTHELSRNTYGMVLLSTIFKFEGSINNISNSHNWIVLIDECHRTQEKDLGAYLRKTLPDAKFFGFTGTPVKKNDRNTYQMFSEINEGYLDKYSIDDAVRDGATVPIRYTSRLTQWQINPQKLDILFDQWFAHEPEEKIKLLKNKGVSIEHLIKHPKRLNLIAYDIWIHFLENIQPNGLKAQIVAIDREAVILYKLALDQVITDHYIAQGLSPNEALEKAEQMSKCVYSNSQEDAKPSEDNYTQTIRDGLKEFYLDQTQEGNAINNFNNPDHPLSFLIVCNKLLTGFDAKIEGVMYLDNPLKEHNLLQAIARTNRLHNRNKQYGLIVDYVGVTKNLEKAFETYNKDDVVNAMQDFEVERAILRGTHLDLQQYFKLANKSSSITLQKSEFDNLIDNITSEDEWYAFKNKAKQFTRAYEAMRADPIILNFQYDFKWVMSFLCYATQKFEQKTYDDIKYYNEKISIMLEKHLDVIGIRSICKIHTITDPEFWDDFNTENKTEDQIKTAAIHKGTELKKILTEKVSENKFQYDKFSQRVQDIILKFNQGHLEAAEVLKKYEQVSKELQKEENDYLNSGLTKESYGILKILEASSENVLNDGNLLKLSTQIAEIYSLSEDATIGWQDKDGLKKSLRQRVREQLINNNTDPNSLKNIVFEIENYAIKHYSKVL